A DNA window from Pyrus communis chromosome 3, drPyrComm1.1, whole genome shotgun sequence contains the following coding sequences:
- the LOC137727709 gene encoding probable amidase At4g34880 has translation MATTNSRQRLFSLLSFLILILQSKISSGSETPIEESTIDDLQIAFKLKTLTSRKLVQFYLDRIQTLNSHLRGVLEVNPDALSQADSADEQRRKWESNPSARTRALPKLHGIPILLKDNIGTKDKLNTTVGSFALLGSKVPRDVGVVAKLRSSGAVILGKGSLSEWSYIRSFSAPYGWSARGGQGVVRTREGERSFWFGLC, from the coding sequence ATGGCTACCACCAATTCAAGGCAGAGacttttctctctcctctcgtTTCTTATTCTAATTCTTCAATCCAAAATCTCATCTGGGTCCGAAACCCCAATTGAAGAATCCACCATTGACGACCTCCAGATCGCTTTCAAGCTCAAGACTCTGACTTCACGGAAACTGGTTCAGTTCTACCTGGACAGAATCCAAACCCTCAACAGCCACCTTAGAGGGGTCCTGGAGGTGAACCCAGATGCGCTTTCCCAAGCCGATTCCGCCGACGAACAACGCCGGAAATGGGAATCGAACCCATCAGCCAGAACCAGAGCACTGCCGAAGCTGCACGGGATTCCCATTTTGCTCAAGGACAACATTGGCACCAAGGACAAACTTAACACCACCGTCGGCTCCTTTGCGCTGTTGGGTTCCAAAGTTCCGAGGGATGTCGGGGTTGTGGCGAAGCTGAGGAGCTCTGGGGCTGTGATTCTGGGGAAGGGTAGCTTGAGCGAGTGGTCGTATATCCGGTCGTTTTCCGCGCCGTACGGATGGAGTGCCAGAGGCGGCCAGGGTGTGGTGAGAacgagagaaggagagagatcgTTCTGGTTCGGATTATGTTAG